Proteins encoded in a region of the Agromyces protaetiae genome:
- a CDS encoding transporter substrate-binding domain-containing protein, whose translation MRTLSTKIAVGFAAAAAVSLTLSACSGTTEPAADGAGSDLDLVNAGTLTVCISKNAYEPMYWNDGGTLTGFDVDAITAIAGELDLDVTFSEMAFDGLLPALTSGRCDVLRSGLYINDDRKAAADAIGYLQTGPALVVPVDGELTFEEADDLSGARVAVQAASANEKILQELSADFESRGMAAIEISSYPELPETMAALTNGRVDATMETDVAAAQAAKTLGDDYELAADLFAAETEFGMFLQKDSPLTATIHGIAVELTEDGTFATLAEQYGLLPTRLVTP comes from the coding sequence ATGCGTACCCTCAGCACCAAGATCGCCGTCGGCTTCGCCGCTGCAGCCGCGGTCTCCCTCACCCTCTCCGCGTGCAGCGGAACGACCGAACCCGCCGCCGACGGCGCCGGCAGCGACCTCGACCTGGTGAACGCCGGCACGCTCACCGTGTGTATCTCGAAGAACGCCTACGAGCCGATGTACTGGAACGACGGAGGCACGCTCACCGGGTTCGACGTCGACGCGATCACCGCGATCGCCGGCGAGCTCGACCTCGACGTGACGTTCAGCGAGATGGCGTTCGACGGGCTCCTCCCCGCACTGACCTCGGGTCGCTGCGACGTGCTGCGCTCCGGGCTCTACATCAACGACGACCGCAAGGCCGCCGCCGACGCGATCGGCTACCTGCAGACCGGGCCGGCGCTCGTGGTGCCCGTCGACGGCGAGCTGACGTTCGAGGAGGCCGACGACCTGTCGGGTGCGCGCGTCGCGGTGCAGGCGGCGTCAGCCAACGAGAAGATCCTCCAGGAGCTCAGCGCGGACTTCGAGTCGCGCGGCATGGCCGCGATCGAGATCTCCAGCTACCCCGAGCTGCCCGAGACCATGGCCGCGCTCACCAACGGTCGCGTCGACGCGACCATGGAGACCGACGTCGCCGCGGCACAGGCCGCCAAGACGCTCGGCGACGACTACGAGCTGGCCGCCGACCTGTTCGCCGCCGAGACCGAGTTCGGCATGTTCCTGCAGAAGGACAGCCCGCTGACGGCGACGATCCACGGGATCGCCGTCGAGCTGACCGAGGACGGTACGTTCGCCACGCTCGCCGAGCAGTACGGACTGCTTCCGACCCGCCTCGTCACCCCCTGA
- a CDS encoding aminotransferase class I/II-fold pyridoxal phosphate-dependent enzyme has protein sequence MNDIDPVLGVIRAGMVRPDADALVDAVLRAARTGELRVGARLPTIATLADELHLSMSTVSRAWASLVQMGVIETRRRGGSRVARPVEATAYRAPEGEMARFRYRLAAGYPDPDLQVDLRDVLRRVADGPAFRGYPGKDEIPAALHDALLARVGYQPESIMLDTEVIGALPRILQAVSHRGAPVGVSDPEFPLFTVILRQLGMTATPIPFADGAYDLDVMESVLAAGTRVLMLQTRVHNPTGLMVSAENVADIAGLLRRFGATAIEIDHHGHLVPERPVRLASLAPERVILLSSFAKEIHPDVRVSAITGPRSVLDRVSVWRAGGEWVSAINRAVLEACLTDDVVSSTLVPAARAEYAARRETFRAAFEAVGLTIESNAGLSLWVPVASEQEAMVQLAADSISVARGSAFGLGTKAAPHVHLSLGLVGSESGFLSERLRRAALLVPRDSAFY, from the coding sequence GTGAATGATATTGACCCGGTTCTCGGGGTGATCAGAGCGGGAATGGTCCGGCCCGACGCCGATGCCCTCGTCGATGCGGTGCTGCGGGCCGCGCGGACCGGGGAGCTTCGGGTGGGCGCCCGGTTGCCGACCATCGCGACGCTCGCCGACGAGCTGCATCTGTCGATGTCGACCGTCAGTCGTGCGTGGGCGAGCCTCGTGCAGATGGGCGTGATCGAGACGAGGCGCCGCGGCGGCAGCCGGGTCGCCCGGCCCGTCGAGGCGACCGCGTATCGTGCCCCCGAGGGTGAGATGGCGCGGTTCCGGTATCGGCTGGCGGCCGGGTATCCAGACCCGGACCTGCAGGTCGATCTCCGCGACGTCCTGCGTCGGGTCGCTGACGGTCCCGCCTTCCGCGGGTACCCGGGCAAGGACGAGATCCCGGCCGCGCTGCACGATGCGTTGCTCGCCAGGGTCGGCTACCAGCCGGAGTCGATCATGCTCGACACCGAGGTGATCGGTGCGCTCCCGAGGATTCTGCAGGCGGTGAGTCACCGCGGCGCGCCGGTCGGCGTGAGCGATCCCGAGTTCCCGCTGTTCACGGTCATCCTGCGGCAGTTGGGCATGACGGCCACGCCCATCCCGTTCGCCGACGGCGCGTACGACCTCGACGTGATGGAGAGCGTACTCGCGGCGGGGACACGCGTGCTGATGCTGCAGACGCGCGTGCACAACCCGACCGGGCTGATGGTCTCCGCGGAGAACGTCGCCGACATCGCGGGCCTGCTCCGGCGGTTCGGCGCCACGGCGATCGAGATCGACCATCACGGTCACCTCGTGCCCGAACGCCCGGTCCGTCTGGCGTCATTGGCACCCGAGAGGGTGATCCTGCTGTCCTCGTTCGCGAAGGAGATCCACCCGGATGTGCGCGTGAGCGCGATCACCGGTCCCCGATCGGTCCTCGACCGGGTCTCCGTCTGGCGCGCGGGCGGCGAGTGGGTGAGCGCGATCAACCGCGCGGTGCTCGAGGCGTGCCTCACCGACGACGTCGTGTCGAGCACCCTGGTCCCGGCGGCGCGTGCGGAGTACGCCGCGCGCCGGGAGACGTTCCGTGCCGCGTTCGAGGCGGTCGGTCTCACGATCGAGTCGAACGCCGGCCTGAGTCTGTGGGTGCCCGTCGCGTCCGAGCAGGAGGCGATGGTGCAACTCGCGGCGGACAGCATCTCGGTGGCGCGCGGCTCGGCGTTCGGACTCGGCACGAAGGCCGCGCCGCACGTGCACCTGTCGCTTGGACTGGTGGGGTCCGAGAGTGGGTTCCTGAGCGAGCGGCTGCGCCGCGCCGCGCTTCTCGTGCCGAGAGATTCGGCGTTCTACTGA